TTATAGAGAAAGAAGACTTGGAAGAAAAGTTTGAATCTTTCGCTAAAGCTTTAAGAATGGATGAAGAGTTGCAACAAAAAATAGAGAGCAGGAAAACAGATATTGTGATCCAATCCATGGCGAATATTCTCAGCGGGAATGAATGAGCTTATCCGCTATGGCTTGATATTCCTCTTTTTTTTAAAGGCGTTTGGGCTTGATTATGGGATAGATAAAACGCTAGAATTAAAAAAAGATGAAGTGTTTAAAGCGATCATCAAAGACACTTCAAATGAACAAACCAAAGAAATTACGCTCTGTTGGACGCTATATGCAAATAAAGGTTTAGTCATCAACATGCGTTTTAACCATTTCCCTTACCAGTTTATTTTATACACCGATCATGCGAGAAACACCTATAACCTCAAAGTTTTTGAAGAAAAATTTTCTTCTAACAGCGCTCTGTCGCTTGTGTTTAAAGATTTTAAAGAAGATAAAGCCACTTTAAGGCTTTTAGCCCTTATGCCCCTTGTTTTTTCCCCTAAAGAGCCTTAAGGAATTTGCATGCAAGAAAAACAACTTCAAGCCATTCAAAATAAAATCGCTTCTTGGATCAAAGAAATTGAAAGCGGCTTTATAGATGCATTGTTTTCTAAGATCGGCCCTTCAAAAATGCTGCGTTCCAAACTCATGCTCGCTTTGTTAGACGAAAAAACAGACGCTATTTTATTGGATAAAGCCTTCAATTTGTGTGCGATTGTGGAAATGATACAGACCGCTTCTTTATTGCATGATGATGTGATTGACAAGGCGACCATGCGCCGAAAACTCCCCAGCATTAACGCTCTTTTTGGCAATTTTAACGCCGTGATGCTTGGGGATGTGTTTTATTCTAAAGCCTTTTTTGAACTATCTAAAATGGGCGAATCCATCGCTCAAATCCTCTCTAATGCGGTTTTAAGGCTCTCTAGGGGCGAGATTGAAGACGTGTTTGTGGGGGAATGTTTCAATAGCGACAAACAAAAATACTGGCGTATTTTAGAAGACAAGACCGCCCATTTCATGGAAGCGAGCTTAAAGAGCATGGCGATTCTTTTAAATAAAGACGCCAAAATGTATGCGGATTTTGGGTTGCATTTTGGCATGGCGTTTCAAATCATTGATGATTTGTTAGACATCACTCAAGACGCCAAAACTTTAGGTAAGCCCAATTTTAGCGATTTTAAAGAAGGCAAGACCACTTTACCCTACTTGCTTTTATATGAAAAATTGAATCAGTGCGATCAAGGGCTTTTAATTTCCTATTTCAAACAAGATAGTCATGAAATCATAGAATGGACTAAGGAAAAATTCAAGCAACATGGTATCATAGAAGAAACCCTTAAAATCGCTCAAGTTTATTCTAAAAAGGCCCTTGAAGCCATTAAGGGGGAAAACAATTTGATTTTAGAAAAACTAGCGCAAGATGTCATTTATAGGACTTTTTAATGGAGTTAGAAACTCATTTGTCAAAATATTTCACCCTAGCCTTTACGCATAAAAGCATGAGCTTAGAAATGCGCGAAAAACTCGCTATTAATTCGCCCATAATGCTTAAAGAATTTTTACAAACCATTAAAACCCACTGCCCTAATATCAAAGAGTGCATGGTGTTATCCACATGCAACCGCTTTGAAATTTATGCGAGCCTGAAACACGGCGCTAATACTAATGAACAAAAAAGCGCGTTATTAAAGATTTTGGCTCAAAATAAAAAAATGAGCGTGTCTGATTTAGAAAAATGCGTTTTAATCCATACTGATGAAAGCGCGGTCCATCATGTCTTTAGCGTGTGCAGCAGTTTGGATAGCTTGGTGGTTGGGGAAACTCAAATCACAGGGCAGATGAAAAACGCCTATAAATTCGCCTTTGAAGAGAAATTTTGCTCCAAAGATTTAACCCGATTGCTCCATTTTGCTTTCAAATGCGCCGCTAAAGTGCGCAATCTAACCGGCATTTCCAAGCAAGGGGTCTCCATCTCTTCAGTAGCCGTTAAAGAAGCGCTTAGTATTTTTGAAAAAGAAAGGATTAAGGATAAAAAAGCCCTTGTGATAGGGCTTGGCGAGATGTCTCAATTGGTCATCAAGCACCTTTTAAACAAGCAATTTGAAGTGCTTATTTTAGGGCGTAATGCGGCTAAATTTGAAGATTTTGTCAAGGAATTAGAAGAGCCTAAAAAAGTAAGCTTCCAAAATATAGAAAATTTAAACGCTTATATCAATGAATACGCATTGCTTTTTTGCGCCACTTCTTCGCCGAATTTTATCGTGCGAAATTCCATGTTGAAAGAAACGATTTTCAGGCGTTTTTGGTTTGATTTGGCCGTGCCACGGAATATTGAAAAGCCGGTATTCAATAATATTTTCTTATACAGCGTGGATGATTTAGAGCCTATGGTGAAAGAAAATGTGGGAAACAGGCAAGAGAGCCGGACGAAAGCTTATGAGATTGTAGGGCTTGCCACAATGGAATTTTACCAATGGATCCAAAGTTTAGAAGTAGAGCCTGTGATTAAGGATTTAAGGGAATTGGCTAGGATTTCAGCCCAAAAGGAATTGCAAAAAGCGCTCAAAAAACGCTATGTGCCTAAAGAATACGAAAGCAATATTGAAAAGATCTTGCACAACGCTTTCAACACCTTTTTACACCACCCTACTATCGCTTTAAAAAAGAACGCTCAAAAAGAAGAATCCGATGTGCTTGTGGGCGCGATTAAAAACTTGTTTAATTTAGACAAATCTAACGCTAACCATGCCCAGAATTTGAATCTCTATAAATGCGAATATTACGAGGAATAATGCATGCTATTTTCAAAACTCTTTGCCCCCACCCTCAAAGAACCCCCTAAAGATGCCGTGTTAAAAAGCCATAAGCACCTAGCTCAAGCAGGATACATCTATCAAGTAGGCAGCGGGATTTATAATTTTTTGCCTTTAGCTAAAAAAGTGCTAGACAAAATAGAAAACATCACGCACAAACGCATGCAAGAGCATGGGGCGCAAAATATTTTAATGAGCTTTGTGGTTTTGGCGAGTTTGTGGGAAAAATCAGGCCGTTTGGATAAATACGGCAAGGAATTACTGGTTTTTAAAGACCGAAAAGACAATGATTTTGTTTTAAGCCCCACTTTAGAAGAAAATATCACCGAAATTGCCGCTAATTTCATTAAAAGCTACAAGCAATTGCCCGTCCATCTCTACCAAATCCACACGAAATTCCGTGATGAAATCCGCCCGCGATTCGGGCTGGTGAGAGCGAGGGAATTTATCATGAAAGATGGTTATAGCTTTCATGAAGACGCTGAGAGCTTGGATAAGGAATTTTTAAACACGCAAAGCGCTTATAAAGAGATTTTAAGCGATTTGGGTTTGGATTTTCGCATCGTGGAAGCGGACAGCGGGGCGATTGGAGGGAGTAAAAGCAGGGAATTTGTCGTTTTAACTGAATGCGGGGAAGACACGATCGTGGTGTGTCAAAATTGCGATTATGCCGCCAATATTGAAATCGCTAAACGCTCTAAAAGAACTGAGCCTTTAAATGTCCCCAAAGCGCAATTAGCGAAATTCCCTACCCCTAATACCTCCAGCGCTCAAAGCGTGGCGGAGTTTTTTAAAACAGAGCCTTATTTTGTCTTAAAAGCGCTTGTTAAAAAAGTGATCCATAAAGATAAAGAAACCTTGGCGTGCTTTTTTGTTAGGGGCGATGACAATTTAGAAGAGACTAAAGCCCTAAACGCCTTGAACATTATAGGAGTGAACGCTTTAGAATTAAGAGAGGCCAATGAAGAAGATTTAAACCACGCAGGGTTAATAGCGGGTTTTATAGGGCCTTATGGCTTGAAAAAGCATGTTTCTTACATTATTTTTGATGAAGATTTAAAAGAGGGCGATTGCTTGATCGTTGGGGCTAATGAAAAGGATTTTCATGCGGTGGGCGTGGATTTAAAAGGGTTTGAAAACCTTGTTTATGCGGATATTGTCCAGGTTAAAGAGAGCGATTGTTGCCCTAATTGTCAAGGAGCGTTGGAATACCATAAGAGTTTGGAGGTGGGGCATATTTTCAAACTCGGGCAAGGCTATGCTAAAAGCTTGAAGGCGAGTTTCTTGGATAGGAATGGTAAGGAGCAATTTTTTGAAATGGGGTGCTATGGGATAGGCATTAGCCGATTGCTCAGCGCGATTTTAGAGCAAAAAAGCGATGATTTAGGCTGTGTATGGACGAAAAATACCGCCCCTTTTGATGTGGTGATCGTGGTTTCTAATTGGAAAGATGAAGCGCAAAAAAAACTCGCTTTTGAAGTGTATGAAAGGCTGCTCCAAAAGGGCGTTGATGCGCTGTTAGACGACAGAGACGCTCGTTTTGGGGCGAAGATGAGGGATTTTGAATTGATTGGGGAACGACTAGCGCTCATTGTTGGGAAGCAAACTTTAGAGAATAAAGAATTTGAATGCATCAAACGCGCTAATTTGGAAAAACAAACGCTTAAAGACACAGAATTAGAAGAAAAAATTTTAGAAATGTTAGAGAGCGAATAAGGGGGAAGTGAGTGGGAAATTTAGTGATTGGCTCTAGGGGGAGCGAATTAGCCTTATGGCAAGCGAATCACATTAAAGAACGCCTGAAAAAAGAATGCTTGATAGAAAGCGAGATTCAAATCGTTAAGACTAAGGGCGATAAAATCTTAGACACCCCTTTAAATAAGATCGGCGGTAAGGGGCTATTCACTAAGGAATTAGAAGAATTGCTTTTAAAAGGCGCAATTGATTTGGCGGTGCATTCTTTAAAAGATGTGCCGGTCGTGTTTGAAAAGGGGTTGGACTTGGCATGCGTCACTAAAAGGGCTGATGTGAGGGACACTTTTTTGAGCGTGAAATTCCCTGATTTGATGAGCTTGCCTGAAGGAGCCAAGGTTGGCACGACTTCTTTAAGACGCTCCATGCAAATCAAACTGAAACGCCAGGATTTAGATACAGAAAGCTTAAGGGGGAATGTCCAAACCCGTTTGAAAAAGCTTGAATGCGGTGAATTTGACGCTATCATTTTAGCTGAAGCCGGATTGTGCCGCTTAGAAATTCAAGGAGCGAAATACCGCAAGGCTTTTAGCGTAGAAGAAATGATTCCTAGCATGGGTCAGGGGGCTTTAGGGGTAGAAATGCTCAAAAACCACAAGCATTTTGCCACGCTTCAAAAACTCAACGATGAAGAAAGCGCGTTTTGTTGCCATTTAGAAAGGGAGTTTATCAAAGGGCTTAATGGGGGGTGTCAGATCCCTATTGGCGTGCATGCGAGTTTAATGGGTGATAGGGTTAAAATCCAGGCGGTTTTAGGCTTGCCTAATGGGAAAGAAGTCATCACTAAAGAAAAGCAAGGGGATAAAAATAAGGCTTTTGATTTAGTTCAAGAGCTTTTAGGAGCGTTTTTACAAAGCGGGGCGAAAGAGATTTTAGAAAAGGCGCAGTTGTTTTAATGCGTTTGTTTATCGCGCTAGTTTTGGGGTGGTTAAGTTTGAACGCTAAAGAAGCGGATTTCATCTCTGATTTGGAATACGGGCTGGCTCTTTATAAAAACCCTAGGGGTATTGCGTGCGCGAAATGCCATGGCATTAAAGGCGAAAAACAAGAAATCACCTTTTATTATGAAAAAGGCGAAAAAAAAATCCTCTACGCCCCTAAAATCAACCATTTAGATTTTAAAACCTTTAAAGACGCCTTGAGTTTGGGCAAAGGCATGATGCCTAAATACAACCTCAATTTAGAAGAAATCCAAGCGATTTACCTTTATATCACCTCTTTAGGGCATAAAGACGAGCGTAAGGATCCTTCCAAGCCTTAATCAAAGCGCTTGATTTATGCTAAAATGGAGCGTTGCATTTTTTGTTTTGATTAAAGAGGGTTCTAAAAATCAGAATTTAAAAGAAGGAATAAATGAGTGTCAAAATTTTAAAAATATTAGTTTGTGGGTTATTTTTTTTGAATGCCCATTTATGGGGGAAAGACAAGAGCTTTTTAGGGGTTGCTGAAAGGGCCTATAAAAGCGGGAATTACTCTAAAGCAATGTCTTATTTTAAAAAAGCATGCAACGATGGGGTGAGTGAAGGTTGCACGCAATTAGGAATCATTTATGAAAACGGGCAAGGCACTAGAATAGATTATAAAAAAGCCCTAGAATATTATAAAACCGCATGCCAGGCTGATGATAGGGAAGGGTGTTTTGGTTTAGGGGGGCTTTATGATGAGGGGTTAGGCACGGCTCAAAATTATCAAGAAGCGATTGATGCTTACGCTAAGGCGTGCGTTTTAAAACACCCTGAGAGCTGCTACAATTTAGGCATCATTTATGATAGAAAAATCAAAGGCAATGCCGATCAAGCGGTTACCTACTACCAAAAAAGCTGTAATTTTGATATGGCTAATGGGTGTTATGTTTTGGGCGTGGCTTATGAAAAAGGCTTTTTGGAAGTCAAACAAAGCAACCATAAAGCCGTCATCTATTATTTGAAAGCGTGCCGATTGGATGATGGGCAGGCTTGTCGCGCGTTAGGGAGTTTGTTTGAAAATGGCGATGCAGGGCTTGATGAAGATTTTGAAGTGGCGTTTGATTATTTGCAAAAAGCTTGTGGATTAAACAATTCTGGTGGTTGCGCGAGTTTAGGCTCTATGTATATGTTAGGCAGGTATGTCAAAAAAGATCCCCAAAAGGCTTTTGATTATTTCAAACAAGCATGCGATATGGGGAGCGCGGTGAGTTGCTCTAGGATGGGCTTTATGTATTCCCAAGGGGACTCTGTTCCAAAAGACTTGAGGAAAGCCCTTGATAATTATGAAAGGGGTTGCGATATGGGCGATGAAGTGGGTTGCTTCGCTCTAGCGGGCATGTATTACAACATGAAAGATAAAGAAAACGCCATAATGATTTATGACAAGGGCTGTAAGCTAGGCATGAAACAAGCATGCGAAAACCTCACTAAACTCAGGGGGTATTGAAAAATTTAACCAATCCCCTAAATTATGTTTAACTCAAAACTTTTCAAAGATTTGGCTCTGTTTTAAGAGCTAAAGCGGAAATCCCCCCTATTAATTTTTTAATCTTTAGTGTTTTTAGGGTTTTGTCTATTTTCAAAAAGAAAACTTTTTGAATGTTTTTTGCGGTTGTTTGGTTGTGTTTGTTAGCGTGTTTTTATAGTATAAATTTTTGTTAGGTTAGCTTGAAGTGGGTTTTAGGTTTAAAAGTCCTATAAAAATGTTTTAGCGTGTTTTTGCACTATGGATAGATATGCGTTTGGTTGTGTTTTTCAATAGCTTTAATTTATGGCTTTTGCGTGGTTATTATTATAAGCACGCTATAAATGCGAATCACACGATAATAGAGCGGTATGCACACGCTATAAAAAGACTTGATAAAAATAACGAAAAATAGTTAAATTTCAAGCGTTCTTTTAAAAATTGTTGTCAGATGAGACAGATAAAAACGCTTTTAGTTTAAAGATAGGTGCGAGTTTTAAGGGTTTTTTGTGTTGGTTTAGTTATTCTTTAATTTTTAAAAAATAGGGTTTTTAAAACTCATAAGGGGGTATTTTGCACTTTAACGCCCTCTTCAAACCCAAAACTAAATCCTCCTAACCCCTTAAGATCGCGTTATGAGAGATTATCGCTTACGCAAGCTTTTTTATTTTGGTTGTCAAAACACTCAAAGGCATTTTTAGATTTCATGACCAATATCCAAAACAGAGCTGATATTTTAAACCCTATAAAGACCAATAGATCGCTCCAAAGAAAACGATACTCCCTATTAAAACGCTTATAAACATGCGTTTAGTATCCTTAAAAGCCACCATTAAAAACGCACTCAAATAAAACAACAATAAAAACACGCAAAAAATCCCCAAAAGCACTTGAAACACGATGCCCACCTTAGCCTTATGCAGCATGATGAGCGTGCCTAAAAAGCCCCTTTCAATGGTTTTGATTTTGGTTTGGTCGCCTTTAGTTTCAAGGTTGATTTCATACAAAGGCGTGCCAATGATTAACGCTCCCCTATGCTCTCTAGGCTCTATCTTTTTAGGCATAGCGATATGGTTTTCTTTTATAAAGTCTTTCAAAAAATCCAATCGTTCTTCTTTTTTCAAAGATTTTTCTAAAACCCACTCTTTGATGTTAGCGCCAGTGTCTTGGCGTACCCCAAAGAGCAATGAAAGCCCACTAATCGCAAAAAGGAGCGCCAAAGGGAAGAAAAAAGTGGTCGCATAAATGTGAAAATAACGCATCATTGCAGCCATTATTGCAACATGTGGCTCACGAATTTAGAAAAATTATCCAAGACTAGCCCCCCTTTTCTAAACCCTAGCGCGCAAGATTCATAAGCAAAAAACACATTAGGCTGATAATACAACCCGTTATGTGAATTGAGCTCGTAAAATTCTTGATAAATAGGTTTGTGGTTAGAATAAACGCCATCCGTTTTTAAAAGCGATTGCATGGAAGCTTCAAAGATTTCACTATTCGCCCCCTCCCTACCAAAAGCCACTTTTTTGATTTGCTTTTTATTGGATAATGGCTCATAGCTCGTTTCTAACAATAAGGGGTGGTTGGGGTATCTGTCCCATAAAAGTTTTAAAAAACGCTTGGATTGGAAAAGGATCGTATAAGCCGGGTTTAAAAAAATCGTGTTTTTATTTTCCATCATGCCTTGCATCAAAAGGGCTAATTCTGGCTCATCAATAGCGATATTTTCCCATGGGATCAGTTTGAATAAAAACTCATAATTCAAGCCGTTTTTAAACACGCCCTCTTCTATATTAAACTCTACTTCATCAATGTAAGAAAAATCCGTTTCAAACCCCACGCTCTGAGCAGCGTCTTGCAAAAAACGCATGGTGCGCTCTTCTTCAATATTCCCCCTAACACTTGAAAAAAGGATTTTCCACCCCTCATACATTTCCTCAAAACGGCTCGTGTCTTCGCCTAAAGTTACCATGCGTTTAAAATTCTCGCCAAGCACTTCATAGAGATTATTGAATTGCTTGTTTTCATCATAGCCATTCGCTTTGAGTAACGCCCATTGGATCACTGCGGTTTCATAGAGCATGGTAGGGGTATCAGCGTTAAATTCCAATAATTTAATGGGCTTGCCATCAAGCCCCCCGGCTAAATCAAAACGCCCATAAATGTGCCAATGCACTTCTTCTTCAAAACTCTGTTTGATCATAGGAATGAGCGCGTTAGGAATATCCAATTCAAAAAAGCGATCGTTTTTAATGGCCTCTTCAGCTGTCTCTACAAACATATCATAAAGCTCATTACAAGCGTCATAATAAACATCCGCTTCTTTTTGAGAAACAACCACCATTTCATCAGCGATATAAGATGACATGTCATCATTCGTGTGCCAATCTAAGCCGATTTCTTCTAAGGTCTTATTGTCTAAAGGTTTTAAAGGAATCACTTGCATTTTTTAGCCTTGAATCAATTAAATTATGAGTTAAAGCCCCTTGTCCCAGAGCTTACCGCCGGCGAGCTAGTAGGCCTACTAGAGCCAAAAAACCCGCTCTGCCCCTTACTCGCTCCGCCCACGCTTGAAGCGCTAGGCGTGCTTTTAGAAAAGGAATTTTGAGAGCGTTGGTAAGCTTGTGGGGATTTGTAGGTCCGTTGGGCGTTTTGCTGATAATTAGGGTTATTGAAAAGCTTATTGCCAATATAACTCCCTAAAATCGCCCCCGCCGCGCTCCCTAAAATCGCGCTCCCCAAGCCAAAGCCTGAGCTTTCATTACTCCCACCCCCATTATTAGGTTGGATAAGCTTGCTCGTGCCGTTATCAATTTTGGCTTCTTCTTCTTTGATGAGCTTTTGAATCTCTTCATTGCTTAGCACTCGTTCATTGCCTTGCAAATCGCGCACTATAATGTGGGTTCTTGAGCTGGGGTATTCTTCAACAACCTTGTAAGATTTATCCTTTTGCTCTTCTAAAATCACAAACGCGCCTTTTTGAACGCTTTGGCTCAAAGAGCTTTGCTCTTTGGGTTTGTCATCAGCATTGCTCTTACACCCCACAATGCTCACCATCACTAACGCGCTCAAACCACCCACGATCGCATAATCAGAAATCTTTCTGTAGGGTTTTTTCATGAGAGTAGCCTTATACTATGCCTTATAATGGTATAAAAAAGGTACGCCCTTAATCACGCCAGATTCAAAAATCTTCTTAGTGGTATTTTCCACTTTAGTGCGTAAATCTTCAGGCTCTTTTTGGGCGTTAATATCGTATTGGGTGGAATAAATCTTTTCAAGAATAGAGATCTTATCTTCCACGCTCGCTCCCCTAGCCCTAGCTTTCGCCATTTCTTCTTGGATCAAAGCCGCTTTTTTAGCCGAATTGACCCCAAGCCACCCCACTACAACCATCCTCACGGTGTTTTCTTTCAAGTGATCCCTGAGTTTAGTGAGCTCTTTTTGGCAATGCGGGCACATGGGATCAGAGACAATATAAAGGATTTTATCCTTATTTGCAGCGTTAGTAGAAGGCAACTCTATCGCATAATCAGCCGGTATTTCATTAAAAATAGCGTTCAATTTCGCGCTATTTTGTTGGGTGGCGTTAAGGGCTTGGATTTTTTGATTGGTTTCTGCAACTAATTTCACATCATCGCTTTTATCGCTAAAAAAGATATTGCTAAGCCCTATGACTAAATTACCATCCTTACTCACTACAAGCGGGATATTGTATTTAGTGTCCGGATCTTCAATAACGACTATTTTTAAATCCTGGCTGGATTTTAAAGGTTTGACTTCTAAAATACGCACCTTTTTATTGGTTTGTTTTTCAATCACGCTCACTAAATTATCCTGCATCCGTTTGTCATTAGCTGAAACTGAATGTTTAGGGGCTGCCCCTAAGCCTACAAGAAGTAACGCACTCAACACACTCGCTCTTAATATCATTAAAACTCCTAAAGTTCAATAGCCTAAATCCTTACAATAAAAGGAATAAGCTTTTAATGGGTATAATACCATAAAATCCCCTATTTTGGCTTAAAAAGGTTTAAAGATGATTATCATTCCTGCTAGATTAAAATCCAGTCGTTTTGAAAATAAAGTGCTAAAAGACATTTTTGGCTTGCCTATGGTAGTGCGTTGCGCTAAAAATGCGAGTCTAGTAGATGAATGCGTAGTCGCTTGCGATGATGAAAGCATCATGCAAACATGCCAAAAATTCCGCATTAAAGCGGTGCTAACCTCCAAACACCACAATAGCGGCACAGAACGCTGTTTGGAAGCGGCGCGAATTTTAGGGTTAAAAAACGATGAAAGGGTTTTAAACTTGCAAGGCGATGAGCCTTTTTTGGAAAAAGAAGTCATTTTAGCGTTATTAGAAGCCACCCAAAACGCCCCTTTCATGGCGACTTGCGCTAAAGTCATTGATGAAGAGCAAGCCAAAAGCCCCAATTTAGTCAAGGTGGTTTTAGATAGCCAAAATAACGCCTTGTATTTTTCGCGCTCCCTTATCCCCTTTTTACGAGACACTGATGCGAAACGCCAAACCCCCCTTTTAGGGCATATCGGTATTTATGGCTTCCACAATAAAGAAATATTAGAAGAATTATGCGCTTTAAAATCTTGCGTTTTAGAGGAAACAGAAAAATTAGAGCAATTAAGGGCTTTGTATTACCAAAAAAAGATTCTAGTAAAAATCGTTCAAAGCCAAAGCATAGGCATTGACACCAAAGAAGATTTGCAAAACGCTTTGAAAATTTTTAGCCCCGATCTCCTTGAGCGATAAATTTTAAAAAATACTCAAAACATTTTTCACTATCAAAAACCTTTTTTTAAATCCAAAAAAAAGCAAAGTTTCTTAATTTTTGCTCAATTTTATTAAAAATTCAATAAATTTATGGCATACTTTAAACTAATTGTAAATAAAGTTTCAATTTGATACGATTTTACAAATAAAACATTACTTTAAGGAACATTTTATGAAAAAAACGATTTTACTTTCTCTTATGGTTTCATCGCTCCTCGCTGAAAATGACGGCGTTTTTATGAGCGTGGGCTATCAAATCGGCGAAGCGGTTCAACAAGTGAAAAACACCGGCGAAATCCAAAAAGTCTCCAACGCTTACGAAAATTTGAACAATCTTTTAACCCGCTATAACGAACTCAAACAAACAGCCTCTAACACTGATTCAAGCACCACTCAAGCGATTAATAATCTAAAAGAGAGCGCTAGCAGATTGAAAACGACCCCTAATAGCGCTAATCAAGCCGTGTCCTCAGCACTCAGCTCTGCAGTAGGCATGTGGCAAGTGATAGCCTCTAATTTAGCCAGTGGCACGCTACCCACTAGCGAATACGACAAAATCAATGCGATTTCTCAAGTGCTCCAAAATACCCTAGAAAATAAAAACAATGATCTTAAAGTTGAAAATGACTACGAACATCTTTTAGGGCAAGCTAGCACCATTATTA
This DNA window, taken from Helicobacter pylori, encodes the following:
- the dsbK gene encoding protein disulfide-isomerase DsbK; this translates as MILRASVLSALLLVGLGAAPKHSVSANDKRMQDNLVSVIEKQTNKKVRILEVKPLKSSQDLKIVVIEDPDTKYNIPLVVSKDGNLVIGLSNIFFSDKSDDVKLVAETNQKIQALNATQQNSAKLNAIFNEIPADYAIELPSTNAANKDKILYIVSDPMCPHCQKELTKLRDHLKENTVRMVVVGWLGVNSAKKAALIQEEMAKARARGASVEDKISILEKIYSTQYDINAQKEPEDLRTKVENTTKKIFESGVIKGVPFLYHYKA
- the kdsB gene encoding 3-deoxy-manno-octulosonate cytidylyltransferase, whose protein sequence is MIIIPARLKSSRFENKVLKDIFGLPMVVRCAKNASLVDECVVACDDESIMQTCQKFRIKAVLTSKHHNSGTERCLEAARILGLKNDERVLNLQGDEPFLEKEVILALLEATQNAPFMATCAKVIDEEQAKSPNLVKVVLDSQNNALYFSRSLIPFLRDTDAKRQTPLLGHIGIYGFHNKEILEELCALKSCVLEETEKLEQLRALYYQKKILVKIVQSQSIGIDTKEDLQNALKIFSPDLLER